The following DNA comes from Camelina sativa cultivar DH55 chromosome 14, Cs, whole genome shotgun sequence.
AGGATTTGACCATTAGCTTTGATGTAATTGAGATATGTTGGGTTATTTGTTGCTTTGTGTAACCAAGCAGCTCCCCATAACAATTCATCCTGAAGACACCAAATAACATCATCAAtgttatttcagtttttttttgtgacgattttaaatttaatttagagCCAATTAATGTAAAGCAACATTTAAAACCTGATATCCAGAGTAAGAACAGTAGAATGGACAAACTTCTGGAGCCAGACCTGCACTGTAGGGTCCTCTGTATTTGTCCGCAAatgcaaaaaccttaaaaacccACAGAagcaaaatttataattaatgcTCGAGATTGACATGGCAAAGGCCACATGATTATTGATTGGAAGAAAATTATTTCACCTAATTAACAAAACCTAACTTGAAAAGAAatgacataattaaaatatgcttgctttttagtttatttaccGTAATGGCTCGATGGAGGAGGATATTGGAGTAAGAAGGGTCACGTTTCCGGAAAACAATCGACGCAGCGGCAAGAGCGGCAGCGGTTTCACCGGCTATATCAGAACCAGGATTGTTCTTGTCGACTTTAAACACACTTCTTGGTGTATCCATGTCTTCTGGCCTCTCCCAACAAGCATGGTCCATGTTAGGATCACCAACCTATCAAAACGCTTACGTTAAACCACTCTGTTTCccaaagttttgattttctttctttgagttAAGAACGGAACCTGAACATAAATAGTATCAGGATGCGATGTGGCTTTGAGGAGAAAGTCAGTGGCCCAACGAACTGCGTCTTTAGCGTTTGGTAACTCAGATTTCATGAGACCACCAAACTCAATTAAACTCCATGAGAGCATTGTGGTTGTGAATGCCATTGGAAAACCAAACTTCATATTGTCCCCTGCATCGTAGTATCCTCCCACCAAATCCACCTACAATTTAGCAATTATTAGTGTTCTTTTCTGTATATGTTAAATTGTTAATCAAACACATAAAGATGAAGAGTACTAAACAtacaaaacccaacaaaaactcAGGTCTGACGACATATGCATTACCTCtgttatatatactaataaagaTTGTTACTTTGATGATTTTGACAGAGACAGACGCTTTGAACTAAAAACCGCAATaccaaaaattagggtttcaaataTGCATCAAACCCATAAAAAAGGTGGaatcttttgattgttttgtgaGGATATTTAACCTATACATCGAAAGCAGAGctacagagatttttttttatacagttCTAAACATCAAACCCCCATAAAAGGttgaatcttttgatatttCTGGGGAGTTTCAACCTATTTTGCTACCAATCATGGAAAACTATGTAGCAAATCCATTTCACATTGTACATTAAAGCACCAGAAAAGCAAGAGAAAGAAGGTTCATTTACGTTGAGAGCAGAGCCGTCAGAGAGACCAGAGTTACTCCTCCAAGTCATCCTCTGTTTTGGAGGAAGCTTTCCAGATCTTTGACCTTCGAAGAAGAGAATAGACTTTGCGAGAGCGTCTTTGTAATTGTGGTTGTGGAGGTGGCGACGATGGTGGATGCTACGGCgagaggaagaggatgagaaaccattggagagaagcaagaagaaagagacaagGAAGATGAGTGACGAAGCAGAGAGATGGAGAGCCATTACcctagatagagagagagagagagagagctctggACCTCTGGTTAGCCAATCAATACACAGtgtgcagaagaagaagcttgctGCTATGTGACCAGAGGACGTTAGcctttttatatagagaaaagatttggtttttatCTCTCCTCAGTCCTCACTTTCCACTTTTTCTCTCTCAGCTGAGCTAGCTAAACCggttaattagtttttagtcattttctaattaaaacatACATTGTTAATTTACATTTTTCGCACGTTGTTCGCTTGGCTTTGTAAGTGTAACAAAGAAGGATCTTGTAAAATCTTGCTTGCTCATTGTTAACATAATCTCGAAATCGTAAAAGTTTTGTAATCATTCATTTCACCCATACCGAATCCAGTGGGAACATTtaagttttcatcaaaatatggTAAAacgtagaagaaaaaaatatcaataaatcGTCCAGTCAATTTTACGTGGTAATGACTAATGATCAAAACAGTAATAGCGAGTTGTGGGCATTGTGTCCAAATTAAGAATAAATTCGGGTGGATAACGTGACACATAAACTAAATTGAGGAGTTTTCTGTAATATTTGCACAAGTTGTAATTGTCCGTACGCTTGATTCGGCTTCTTGGATATGGGCTTTATATAACAGAGCCGTCGCCGCGCCGACATTTAAAGGGCCATAAGCCCAgaacaaaaaagttttatttataccCTAAAAAATGTGCTTTACGTATTTCCTGCAAGCGTGGGAATCATCGAACAATCACTCTTCCACCGGATTCGACAAGattcatgatttatttttaatatcctAAAGAACAAATGAGATGAACTTTGGTCACAAAAGTTTGGGAAAGTCCATTGATTGGATTCATGTCCAATATAATAGTTGGGCCGGTAGCCCATAATAAGTTATATGCCTACAAATTTAGGTTTGTGTTAACTGTGAAGATTTGATAGAAACCTGGAATTAAGGAAACGCAACGACCACATATTTATGATTTACAAATCTACGCCAGAAGAATCTATCGTTTTCGGACCGTTCTGCCATTGAAACTCTGTTCCATGACGATTAATTTCAACGTCGCCATATATCTGACAACATATTATTATACTACTCCTAGTACTTTAATTAACTTAAGTTTCGATATGAAATCACAATTAAGTTATACTGGTCatagttaaataaattatgtagaactaattaattaaaaaggcGGACAGTGATGAGCTCATCAAAGCTCAACGGTTACAATTTCATTAATTTACGTCGACTCATTTGCATCAGTCATTTTAATAAACAGGTGAAATTCTATTTACGTTAGATCGTTGGCAATTAATACAGGTACGTATGAATACATAGGAccgttttaaaaataaatactataatacTAAGGGCAACCCCAATGGGAAGATATATTTTAGggctttttaaaattgttaattaatataCTATGTAATTTTAATAGAATAAGAACTTTgagaattttaataaaaagtttccCCTCTAATGgtggattttaattttgagtctcttaatttgaattttttttttaaataaaaaaactttaaactaGAATATGAAAGTATTGCATTtgagatatatgtttataaaattattatatttcataaaattttaaacataggaAACgttaaaacaaagaagaaaactttctGTGACAGAattaatcaaagaagaaaagaacacaAACTTACTTATTAGCTACAAATCTGCAGGTTTTTTACATCAGTCCTTGCTGTATAAACCGGCACACCAACCTCAAACAAAGAGAGCATCAGGGAATATTGAATATACAGCAACGAATATCATCACATGTTCACGCAGCGGATCTCGTGCGTAAAGCCAAAGCACGAAATGAAGACAAACCTGTTTAGgtagcagaagaagagagacttgAGCTGGTTGTCCAAGAAATGCATGATGAGTGTGGAGCCAGAACCTTGAGCACCGTATCCAACTCCCTCATATATATGATCCAACAGCGTCGTAAGTAAACACACACCCTTTTCCTGCATTATAATCAAGAATTAATAATATCCCACAATGTTATGTTGTACCTCTTCCATAGTCACATGCATCAATCATAANAAGAAATGCATGATGAGTGTGGAGCCAGAACCTTGAGCACCGTATCCAACTCCCTCATACATATGATCCAACAGCGTCGTAAGTAAACACACACCCTTTTCCTGCATTATAATCAAGAAGTAATAATATCCCACAAGCCGACGAAGACGTAattaaaacaaagacaaaaaggaaaagtCTCCTCTTAGCGACAAAAAGGCGATTGGCTTCGTAACCCTAATCGCCGCCGTTTACCGGCCTCACGCCGGTAGATGAGAATAAT
Coding sequences within:
- the LOC104743122 gene encoding endoglucanase 1-like, coding for MALHLSASSLIFLVSFFLLLSNGFSSSSSRRSIHHRRHLHNHNYKDALAKSILFFEGQRSGKLPPKQRMTWRSNSGLSDGSALNVDLVGGYYDAGDNMKFGFPMAFTTTMLSWSLIEFGGLMKSELPNAKDAVRWATDFLLKATSHPDTIYVQVGDPNMDHACWERPEDMDTPRSVFKVDKNNPGSDIAGETAAALAAASIVFRKRDPSYSNILLHRAITVFAFADKYRGPYSAGLAPEVCPFYCSYSGYQDELLWGAAWLHKATNNPTYLNYIKANGQILGADEFDNMFSWDNKHVGARILLSKEFLIKKVKSLGEYKEHADSFICSVLPGASSSQYTPGGLLFKLGESNMQYVTDLISRLRNFYGKRSI